One window of Mycoplasmopsis gallopavonis genomic DNA carries:
- a CDS encoding ABC-2 transporter permease encodes MLFLITTILLGTLKININNNLIIYIFAFITILFTIFYSSLIYINIFKELENDGLEILTLSKPISRNKIYLGKSFYLILFSLVFAIALGLLNTLLLISLKLFSQILLYLGISVITYFLIFNFIGSIASLIAYKTNTKIAMTIPFIVSTPLMIGGTILNSYSTSISNNFNYYLNLKYQHNLSGKISNAEEFYLNNNQDNLFFVPNGYENDSFSKNQKDFFNEIYKLSANASKELNLYSWLAVPYQFLDIFNTSDKNIFNNNIKQNNLENVLFYKNNDSYLFNYKLKDKANLATKALFEVNDESVEKFIVPGALKNQTLRDGYSNTNIIYAREGASDFKQIFPEDKYVFAASDNLVGELKWEYIKEILENKDFQKYAQNFFEQFTKNQINDLNELKQQILTKLENQINDEQAFLNTYANNFVTAFNPIAIENKQIKTTTEKKIYLATAMLYYAYFSFNNSQIVQAILINPDLEKNYEQDKLTLLIGKFKYKIGGYSSYTPVQEVSTINDEQKVIIRYNLEESNNFLFQEVANVYELERSNLVVSKWGYIGLWTLITALLIAFNTYKYNKKDYK; translated from the coding sequence GTGCTTTTTTTAATCACAACAATATTACTCGGAACTTTAAAAATTAATATAAATAATAATCTTATTATTTATATCTTTGCTTTTATTACAATTCTATTTACTATTTTTTATAGTTCTTTAATTTATATAAATATTTTTAAAGAACTAGAAAATGATGGTTTAGAAATATTAACATTAAGCAAACCAATTAGTAGAAACAAAATTTACTTAGGTAAAAGTTTTTATTTAATTTTATTTAGTTTAGTTTTTGCAATTGCTCTTGGTCTTTTAAACACATTGCTTTTAATTAGTTTAAAACTATTTAGTCAAATTCTGCTATATCTTGGAATTAGCGTAATTACTTATTTTTTAATCTTCAATTTTATCGGATCAATTGCTTCATTGATTGCTTATAAAACAAACACTAAAATCGCAATGACAATTCCTTTCATTGTCTCAACTCCACTAATGATTGGTGGAACAATTTTAAATAGCTACTCAACTAGCATTTCAAATAATTTTAATTACTATTTAAATTTAAAATATCAACATAATCTTTCGGGAAAAATTAGTAATGCCGAAGAGTTTTATTTGAATAACAATCAAGATAATTTATTTTTCGTGCCAAATGGATATGAAAATGATTCTTTTTCAAAGAATCAAAAAGATTTCTTTAATGAAATTTATAAATTATCAGCAAATGCTTCAAAAGAGTTAAATCTTTATTCTTGACTTGCAGTTCCGTATCAATTTTTAGATATTTTTAACACTAGTGATAAAAATATTTTCAACAACAATATCAAGCAAAATAACCTTGAAAATGTTTTATTTTACAAAAATAATGATTCTTATTTATTTAATTACAAATTGAAAGATAAAGCTAACTTAGCAACTAAAGCTCTTTTTGAAGTTAATGATGAAAGTGTTGAAAAATTCATTGTTCCTGGTGCTTTAAAAAATCAAACATTAAGAGATGGATACAGTAATACAAATATTATTTATGCACGAGAGGGTGCAAGTGATTTTAAACAAATTTTCCCAGAGGATAAATATGTTTTTGCAGCAAGTGATAATTTAGTTGGTGAATTAAAATGAGAATATATTAAAGAAATTTTAGAAAATAAAGATTTTCAAAAATATGCTCAAAACTTTTTTGAACAATTTACAAAAAATCAAATAAATGATTTAAATGAATTAAAACAACAAATTTTAACAAAACTAGAAAATCAAATAAATGATGAGCAAGCTTTTTTAAATACTTATGCCAATAACTTTGTTACTGCATTTAATCCAATTGCAATTGAAAATAAACAAATTAAAACCACAACTGAGAAAAAAATTTACTTAGCAACAGCGATGCTTTACTATGCATACTTTAGCTTTAATAACTCTCAAATAGTTCAGGCTATTTTAATCAATCCTGATTTAGAGAAAAATTATGAGCAAGATAAATTAACACTTTTAATTGGGAAATTTAAATACAAAATTGGTGGATATTCAAGTTATACACCAGTTCAAGAGGTTAGCACAATTAATGATGAACAAAAAGTAATTATTAGATACAACTTAGAAGAAAGTAATAACTTTTTATTCCAAGAAGTAGCAAATGTTTATGAATTAGAGCGTTCTAATTTAGTTGTTTCTAAATGAGGATACATTGGTTTATGAACTTTAATTACAGCTTTATTAATTGCGTTTAACACATACAAATACAACAAAAAGGACTATAAATAA
- a CDS encoding ABC transporter ATP-binding protein, whose translation MQKILEVKNLNKIYKSKDRVSGIFDLNFSVEKGSFHAFIGENGAGKTTTIKSIVGAYCNYDGEILIGGIANTKPESKKLLGYVPENAIFPKDLTTFDYLFALACLNGLNKKEAETKIDQLLAKFEISDLKNQKPYNFSSGQKKKILLIQALMFEPEILILDEPAANLDPTARYNLFKLLQELNKEGKTIFISSHVLSEIDKYTNSLTLIHQGQIVYSGIKNKDLESIFYEKVIKK comes from the coding sequence ATGCAAAAAATTTTAGAAGTAAAAAATTTAAACAAAATTTATAAATCAAAAGATAGAGTAAGTGGTATTTTTGATTTAAATTTTTCTGTTGAAAAGGGTTCTTTCCATGCATTCATTGGTGAAAATGGTGCAGGAAAAACAACTACAATTAAAAGTATTGTTGGTGCTTATTGCAATTATGATGGAGAAATTTTAATTGGAGGAATCGCTAATACTAAACCAGAAAGTAAAAAGCTTTTAGGTTATGTGCCTGAAAATGCAATTTTTCCAAAAGATTTAACAACTTTTGATTATCTCTTTGCTCTTGCTTGTTTAAATGGTTTGAATAAAAAAGAAGCTGAAACAAAAATTGATCAATTACTTGCTAAATTTGAAATTAGTGACTTAAAAAACCAAAAACCATATAATTTTTCATCTGGACAAAAGAAAAAAATTCTTTTAATTCAAGCTTTAATGTTTGAACCTGAAATTTTAATTTTAGATGAACCTGCTGCCAACTTAGATCCGACAGCTAGATATAATTTATTTAAACTTCTTCAAGAATTAAATAAAGAAGGAAAGACGATTTTTATTTCATCACACGTTTTAAGCGAAATTGATAAATACACCAATTCTCTAACTTTAATTCATCAAGGTCAAATTGTTTATAGCGGAATCAAAAACAAAGATTTAGAAAGTATTTTCTATGAAAAAGTTATCAAGAAATAA
- a CDS encoding aromatic motif membrane protein, which yields MKKLSRNKKILIIALTSLGLLSIASATSVLWNNKIQNSAKKEFQKSFQSQIDPHLKNLVNWYFDDDQNQINDFYTTEQQNNDLLLKELKSTLILAPLWDVSVIDKAGDKEKQVYKSINLLKNIIKNNWFWFLNNLDKFQFLYNPYGAMYSDDYPTSPKDILTKIQTKISNNETLLINNSTKKIQNIYEFEVPDTKYDVWSNKKILFFQLGQNKFIPLLKFNKENKKYLQVLPEMLVMHTTIKTKDALQKFLNAALVNNLKIQNDYIEYQMKLQPDFNIEDYKRDSNDQYYFSIFDGYNYSESFKNAINQIQTEGIIMERYTWGYINEK from the coding sequence ATGAAAAAGTTATCAAGAAATAAAAAAATACTCATAATAGCACTAACAAGTTTAGGTCTTTTATCTATTGCAAGTGCTACTTCTGTTTTGTGAAATAATAAAATCCAAAATTCAGCAAAAAAAGAGTTTCAAAAAAGCTTTCAAAGTCAGATTGATCCACATTTAAAAAATCTTGTTAATTGATACTTTGATGATGACCAAAATCAAATCAATGATTTTTACACAACAGAACAACAAAATAATGATTTATTACTAAAAGAACTTAAATCAACATTAATTCTTGCTCCATTATGAGATGTTTCTGTTATAGATAAAGCTGGTGATAAAGAAAAACAAGTTTATAAATCAATAAACTTGTTAAAAAATATCATTAAAAACAACTGGTTTTGATTTTTAAACAATTTAGATAAATTTCAGTTTTTATACAATCCATATGGTGCAATGTATAGTGATGATTATCCAACATCTCCAAAAGATATTTTGACAAAAATTCAAACAAAAATTAGCAATAATGAAACTTTATTAATCAATAATAGCACCAAAAAAATTCAAAATATTTATGAATTTGAAGTTCCAGATACTAAATATGATGTTTGAAGCAACAAAAAAATCTTATTTTTCCAACTTGGACAAAATAAATTTATACCACTTTTAAAATTTAATAAAGAAAACAAAAAATACTTGCAAGTACTTCCAGAAATGCTTGTAATGCACACAACAATTAAAACCAAAGATGCACTTCAAAAATTTTTAAATGCTGCACTTGTTAATAATTTAAAAATTCAAAACGATTACATTGAATATCAAATGAAATTACAACCTGATTTTAATATTGAAGATTACAAAAGAGATAGCAACGATCAATATTATTTTAGTATTTTTGATGGATACAATTATTCAGAAAGCTTCAAAAATGCAATTAATCAAATTCAAACAGAGGGAATTATTATGGAAAGATATACTTGAGGTTATATTAATGAAAAATAA
- a CDS encoding aromatic motif membrane protein encodes MKNKLLNILTFSSIPLAFTSCANYQTNSQYDKFIDHKLDVNTTVLNKDTQRTQKILNFLLKEVFKDNEVERLNFITNQSNPDIINNFKNLQAKYQEIFKAKEGLKQEIADLNKKIDWYKFLIGQYWNELQEAQAQLIALNDQNENYNEKEKDYLTQFGNLISDNWYFFLTNLDKFHYEFFQYIGQTFADKDFISRDYINSLKTKKPTTAFNLYDNNLNELILGEETRELQNANIYYLNKDKLVFRITIANINSNNPVLKIDPYIWYFENLKAQKISLNLISSIYHFAFIHNYPQSYDQFIIDMVQKQRYGEPAYLLITAKENNNEEIS; translated from the coding sequence ATGAAAAATAAATTATTAAACATACTTACTTTTAGTTCAATTCCTCTTGCTTTCACTTCTTGTGCAAATTACCAAACTAATTCCCAATACGATAAATTTATCGATCACAAACTAGATGTTAATACAACCGTTTTGAACAAAGATACTCAAAGAACTCAAAAAATCTTAAACTTTTTACTCAAAGAAGTTTTCAAAGATAATGAAGTTGAGCGTTTAAATTTCATTACAAATCAATCAAATCCTGACATCATAAATAATTTTAAAAATCTTCAAGCTAAATATCAAGAAATTTTTAAAGCTAAAGAAGGTTTAAAACAAGAAATTGCGGACTTAAATAAAAAAATTGATTGATATAAATTTTTAATTGGTCAATATTGAAACGAACTACAAGAAGCACAAGCACAACTAATTGCTCTAAATGATCAAAATGAAAATTACAACGAAAAAGAAAAAGATTATTTAACTCAATTTGGAAATTTAATTAGCGATAACTGATATTTCTTTTTAACCAATTTAGATAAATTTCACTATGAGTTTTTCCAATATATTGGACAAACTTTTGCTGATAAAGATTTTATTAGTCGTGATTATATTAATAGTCTTAAAACGAAAAAACCAACAACTGCATTTAATTTATACGACAACAATTTAAATGAATTAATTTTAGGAGAAGAAACCAGAGAGTTGCAAAACGCAAATATTTATTATCTTAACAAAGATAAATTAGTTTTTAGAATTACAATTGCAAATATTAACTCAAATAATCCAGTTTTAAAAATTGATCCTTATATTTGATATTTTGAAAATCTCAAAGCTCAAAAAATTTCTTTAAATTTAATTTCATCAATTTATCACTTTGCTTTTATTCATAATTATCCACAGTCATACGATCAATTCATTATAGATATGGTGCAAAAACAAAGATACGGGGAACCAGCTTATTTATTAATTACAGCCAAGGAGAACAATAATGAAGAAATTTCTTAA